In Streptomyces sp. NBC_01551, one DNA window encodes the following:
- a CDS encoding roadblock/LC7 domain-containing protein, with protein sequence MALDKQLDWLLDDLTRRVQQVRHAVVLSNDGLVTGASAGLVREDAEHLAAVAAGLQSLAKGSGRHFRAGEVRQTMVEYDEGVLFVLAAGAGSCLCVLSGAEADIGQIGYEMTLLVNRVGEHLGVAERRITGG encoded by the coding sequence ATGGCACTGGACAAGCAGCTGGACTGGCTGCTGGACGATCTGACGCGCAGGGTGCAGCAGGTCCGGCACGCGGTGGTGCTGTCCAACGACGGCCTGGTGACGGGCGCGAGCGCCGGGCTGGTGCGGGAGGACGCGGAGCATCTCGCGGCCGTCGCCGCCGGGTTGCAGAGCCTGGCGAAGGGCTCGGGCCGGCATTTCCGCGCCGGTGAGGTGCGGCAGACCATGGTCGAGTACGACGAGGGCGTGCTGTTCGTGCTGGCGGCGGGCGCGGGCAGCTGCCTGTGCGTGCTGAGCGGCGCCGAGGCCGACATCGGCCAGATCGGGTACGAGATGACGCTGCTGGTCAACCGGGTGGGGGAGCATCTGGGTGTGGCCGAGCGCCGGATCACCGGCGGCTGA
- a CDS encoding DUF6397 family protein, translating into MKVETKARPQRQPQPHPAEGVSEAEATVPDKDVRGETPPVWIGGVRAAGELGLRRAEFARAVQLGMVRAGPRSPGGAARFARAELDRVKAADGFPEALRRRVETVAGADAAAEVLSISPSRFTRLARCGHVTPVGYRVNRYRAVVWLYLAVELREFAAREPGALRDAAPPKDRELMAAKADLRPRQWRARHVGLLLRRTADPWERAAVLASVLPEAEVREAAADPAERIVLAALAPPPPYGHPQVPAAAAVALRLLSAQAPDEIHWYRTSLDFALTGARGQSKSTGDRGPT; encoded by the coding sequence ATGAAGGTCGAGACGAAGGCGCGGCCGCAGCGGCAGCCGCAGCCGCATCCGGCGGAAGGCGTGTCCGAGGCGGAGGCCACCGTCCCGGACAAGGACGTACGAGGGGAAACACCGCCGGTATGGATCGGCGGCGTCCGGGCAGCCGGTGAACTGGGCCTGCGCCGGGCCGAATTCGCCCGGGCCGTACAACTCGGCATGGTGCGCGCCGGCCCCCGGTCTCCCGGTGGGGCGGCGCGCTTCGCACGGGCCGAACTGGACCGGGTCAAGGCGGCCGACGGCTTCCCGGAAGCACTGCGCAGGCGGGTCGAGACCGTGGCCGGCGCCGATGCCGCGGCGGAGGTGCTGTCCATCAGCCCGAGCCGCTTCACCCGGCTCGCCCGCTGCGGGCACGTCACCCCGGTCGGGTACCGCGTCAACCGCTACCGGGCGGTGGTCTGGCTCTATCTGGCGGTGGAGCTCAGGGAGTTCGCCGCCCGGGAACCCGGAGCGCTGCGCGACGCCGCGCCGCCGAAGGACCGGGAGCTGATGGCGGCCAAGGCGGACCTGCGGCCCCGCCAATGGCGGGCGCGGCATGTGGGGCTCCTGCTGAGACGAACCGCCGACCCCTGGGAGCGGGCGGCCGTCCTGGCGTCCGTCCTGCCCGAGGCGGAGGTGCGGGAGGCCGCGGCGGACCCGGCGGAGCGGATCGTCCTCGCGGCGCTCGCCCCGCCCCCGCCGTACGGGCATCCGCAGGTCCCGGCGGCCGCGGCCGTGGCTCTCCGGCTGCTGAGCGCGCAAGCACCGGACGAGATCCACTGGTACCGCACCAGCCTGGACTTCGCGCTGACCGGCGCCCGGGGTCAGTCGAAGTCGACGGGGGACAGGGGGCCGACGTAG
- a CDS encoding ATP/GTP-binding protein: MGLDDNGTDGSGVEADDDELAPLALKILVAGGFGVGKTTLVGAVSEIRPLRTEELLSQAGELVDDTGGVDQKTTTTVAMDFGRITIRSGLSLYLFGTPGQDRFWFLWDELSQGALGAVVLADTRRLEDCFPAVDYFEHRRIPFVVAVNCFTDARRYGAHEVSRALDLDQGTPVVLCDARDKDSGKEVLIRLVEYAGRVHTARLLDSVGPQAGSV; encoded by the coding sequence ATGGGACTGGACGACAACGGAACGGACGGATCCGGGGTGGAGGCGGACGACGACGAACTCGCACCGCTCGCCCTGAAGATCCTCGTGGCGGGCGGCTTCGGCGTCGGGAAGACCACGCTGGTGGGCGCCGTCAGCGAGATCCGCCCGCTGCGGACGGAGGAACTCCTCAGCCAGGCGGGTGAACTCGTCGACGACACCGGCGGGGTGGACCAGAAGACCACCACGACCGTCGCCATGGACTTCGGGCGGATCACCATCCGGTCCGGGCTGTCCCTCTATCTGTTCGGCACGCCGGGGCAGGACCGCTTCTGGTTCCTGTGGGACGAGCTCTCGCAGGGCGCGCTGGGCGCGGTGGTGCTCGCCGACACCCGGCGGCTGGAGGACTGTTTCCCGGCGGTGGACTACTTCGAGCACCGGCGGATCCCGTTCGTGGTGGCCGTCAACTGCTTCACGGACGCCCGGCGTTACGGGGCGCACGAGGTGTCGCGGGCGCTGGACCTGGACCAGGGGACGCCGGTGGTGCTGTGTGACGCCCGCGACAAGGACTCGGGGAAGGAAGTGCTGATCAGGCTGGTCGAATACGCCGGGCGGGTGCACACCGCCCGGCTGCTCGACTCGGTGGGACCGCAGGCGGGTTCCGTGTGA
- a CDS encoding roadblock/LC7 domain-containing protein has protein sequence MIEHHRIDLDGVRRSGELDWLLDDLVVRVREVRHAVVLSNDGLAVGASSALSREDAEHLAAVASGFHSLAKGAGRHFHSGGVRQTMVEMDDGFLFVAAAGDGSCLAVLSAASADIGLIAYEMARLVKRVGEHLYTPPRFAARPPAAG, from the coding sequence ATGATCGAGCACCACCGCATCGACCTCGACGGCGTCCGCAGGTCCGGCGAGCTGGACTGGCTGCTGGACGACCTGGTGGTCCGGGTCCGCGAGGTCCGCCACGCCGTGGTCCTGTCCAACGACGGGCTGGCCGTGGGCGCTTCCAGCGCGCTCAGCCGGGAGGACGCGGAGCACCTGGCCGCCGTGGCCTCCGGGTTCCACAGCCTCGCCAAGGGCGCGGGCCGGCATTTCCACTCCGGGGGCGTGCGCCAGACGATGGTGGAGATGGACGACGGGTTCCTCTTCGTCGCGGCCGCCGGGGACGGATCCTGCCTGGCCGTCCTCAGCGCCGCCAGCGCGGACATCGGCCTGATCGCCTACGAGATGGCCCGGCTGGTCAAGCGGGTCGGGGAGCACCTGTACACCCCGCCCCGGTTCGCGGCGCGCCCGCCGGCCGCCGGTTGA
- a CDS encoding acyl-CoA thioesterase II, whose product MTNPAERLVDLLDLEQIEVNIFRGASPQESLQRVFGGQVAGQALVAAGRTTESDRPVHSLHAYFLRPGIPGVPIVYQVERVRDGRSFTTRRVTAVQQGKTIFNLTASFHHPEEGSIEHQLPPRLDFPHPDTLPKVADEIREHLGALPEALERMARRQPFDIRYTDRLRWSPEELKDADPRSAVWMRAVGPLGDDPLVHTCALTYASDMTLLDAVRIPVEPLWGMRGFDMASLDHAMWFHRPFRADEWFLYDQESPIAHGGRGLARGRIYDLEGRLLVSVVQEGLFRPYGAKASRPPVSPQ is encoded by the coding sequence ATGACGAATCCCGCCGAGAGACTCGTGGATCTGCTCGACCTGGAGCAGATCGAGGTCAACATCTTCCGCGGCGCCAGCCCGCAGGAGTCCCTCCAGCGCGTCTTCGGCGGGCAGGTCGCCGGCCAGGCGCTGGTGGCCGCGGGCCGCACCACCGAGAGCGACCGCCCGGTCCATTCGCTGCACGCGTACTTCCTGCGCCCCGGCATCCCCGGCGTGCCGATCGTGTACCAGGTGGAGCGGGTGCGCGACGGGCGTTCCTTCACCACGCGCCGGGTCACCGCGGTCCAGCAGGGCAAGACCATCTTCAATCTGACCGCCTCCTTCCATCACCCGGAGGAGGGCAGCATCGAGCACCAGCTGCCTCCCCGCCTCGACTTCCCTCACCCGGACACGCTCCCGAAGGTCGCGGACGAGATCCGCGAGCACCTGGGCGCGCTGCCCGAGGCACTGGAGCGGATGGCCCGCCGCCAGCCCTTCGACATCCGGTACACGGACCGGCTCCGCTGGTCTCCTGAGGAGCTCAAGGACGCCGATCCGCGCAGCGCGGTGTGGATGCGGGCGGTCGGCCCGCTGGGCGACGACCCGCTCGTGCACACCTGCGCCCTCACCTACGCCAGTGACATGACCCTCCTCGATGCCGTGCGCATCCCCGTGGAGCCCCTGTGGGGCATGCGCGGTTTCGACATGGCCTCGCTCGACCACGCCATGTGGTTCCACCGGCCGTTCCGGGCGGACGAGTGGTTCCTGTACGACCAGGAGTCACCCATCGCGCACGGCGGCCGGGGCCTGGCCCGCGGCCGGATCTACGACCTGGAGGGCAGGCTCCTGGTCTCGGTGGTGCAGGAGGGGCTCTTCCGCCCCTACGGCGCCAAGGCGTCCAGGCCGCCCGTCTCTCCGCAGTAG
- a CDS encoding nitrate- and nitrite sensing domain-containing protein: protein MRTPRRKPEAAAPRLPAPPARGRRAHAGPPAEEPADDREASHPAPAGASDGRPPRPRLRLRPRTVRAKIVSLLMVPVVSLLALWGFATVSTAQDISRLSRVQRADEQIRTPLAAAVTELQAERRAAVRLLADPAADPAAALEQQAGRTDAAVRRLRLGDSHTVADSGDYPAEVGVRLDAFVAAAEALGSARKDITGRRLSPSAAYEVYGKVVDAAFVVDGALTGGRHAELGPDARILLEFAQARELLAREDALLAFPGPRNAETLRRLSGAVEARRALTAAATGDLPAAQHDTWQSVAKSAAYADLTGAEDKALAVGTGRDSATAPAGWDAAYTGIAASMREIDGAVRAAAADRADPFSEGALSPAGAAVLLGLAAVAASLVISVRIGRTLVVELVSLRNTALAIAHRKLPDAMERLRAGQDIDVDAETPPGPPAEDEVTQVGQALSTVHRAALGAAVERAELASGVSGVFVNLARRSQVLVHKQLTLLDSMERRADDPGELGDLFRLDHLTTRMRRHAESLIILSGAAPGRAWRTPIPLTNVVRAAVSEIEDYPRVEVRQLAEAAVAGAAVADLTHLLAELIENATQFSPPHTKVRVSGEPVGAGYVLEVEDRGLGMGRETLDDANRRIEQSEALDLFDSDRLGLFVVSRLSARHGVKVHLRTSPYGGTTAVVLLPNSLLQGAITAGPAEPARTAHDARMAPEARTAPVRRPAPRPAPHSEPQPQPRPEPRPGPERPARAIRQPAISVVREDARAIQPAAPAAPAASAPTPGQAARSPEPEDPRPAPVAPLRPRGPGGTVTRTQAAPAAAPAAPVSTSSPNGTAHPAAPVADLPRRVRQASLVPQLREAPAPTEPAGARGPEDPPGRSPEQARDRMAAYRAGWARGSQENSPHAGSEGEQR, encoded by the coding sequence ATGCGCACACCCCGCAGAAAACCGGAAGCAGCGGCGCCGCGGCTGCCCGCGCCCCCGGCGCGCGGCCGCCGGGCCCACGCGGGGCCGCCCGCCGAGGAGCCGGCCGACGACCGTGAGGCCTCCCACCCCGCCCCGGCCGGCGCATCCGACGGCAGACCGCCCCGCCCACGGCTCCGGCTGCGTCCCCGTACCGTCCGCGCGAAGATCGTCTCGCTGCTGATGGTCCCGGTGGTCTCCCTGCTCGCCCTCTGGGGCTTCGCCACGGTCAGCACCGCCCAGGACATCTCCCGCCTCAGCCGCGTCCAGCGCGCCGACGAGCAGATCCGCACCCCCCTCGCCGCCGCCGTCACCGAACTTCAGGCCGAACGCCGCGCGGCCGTCCGGCTGCTGGCCGACCCCGCCGCCGACCCGGCCGCCGCCCTGGAACAACAGGCCGGGCGTACGGACGCCGCCGTCCGCCGGCTCCGCCTCGGCGACAGCCACACCGTGGCGGACTCGGGGGACTACCCCGCCGAGGTGGGCGTCCGCCTCGACGCCTTCGTCGCTGCCGCCGAGGCGCTCGGATCCGCCCGCAAGGACATCACCGGCCGCCGGCTCAGCCCGTCGGCCGCCTACGAGGTGTACGGCAAGGTGGTCGATGCCGCGTTCGTCGTGGACGGCGCCCTCACCGGTGGCCGGCACGCCGAACTCGGCCCCGACGCCCGCATCCTGCTGGAATTCGCCCAGGCCAGGGAACTGCTCGCCCGCGAGGACGCCCTGCTCGCCTTCCCCGGCCCGCGCAACGCCGAAACGCTTCGCCGGCTCTCCGGCGCCGTCGAGGCCCGCCGCGCCCTGACGGCCGCCGCCACCGGTGACCTGCCCGCAGCCCAGCACGACACCTGGCAGTCCGTCGCCAAGAGCGCCGCCTACGCCGACCTCACCGGGGCCGAGGACAAAGCCCTCGCTGTCGGCACCGGCCGCGACTCGGCCACCGCCCCCGCAGGCTGGGACGCCGCGTACACCGGCATCGCCGCCTCGATGCGGGAGATCGACGGCGCCGTGCGCGCCGCGGCCGCCGACCGCGCCGACCCCTTCTCCGAAGGCGCCCTGAGCCCGGCCGGAGCCGCCGTACTGCTCGGCCTGGCCGCCGTCGCCGCCTCGCTCGTCATCTCCGTCCGCATCGGCCGCACCCTGGTCGTCGAACTGGTCTCGCTGCGCAACACCGCCCTGGCGATCGCGCACCGCAAACTCCCCGACGCCATGGAACGGCTGCGCGCCGGGCAGGACATCGACGTCGACGCCGAGACCCCGCCCGGACCGCCCGCCGAGGACGAGGTCACCCAGGTGGGCCAGGCCCTCTCCACCGTCCACCGGGCCGCGCTCGGCGCCGCCGTCGAACGCGCCGAACTCGCCAGCGGGGTGAGCGGCGTGTTCGTCAACCTCGCCCGCCGCAGCCAGGTCCTCGTGCACAAGCAGCTCACCCTGCTCGACTCGATGGAGCGGCGCGCCGACGACCCGGGCGAGCTCGGCGACCTCTTCCGGCTCGACCACCTCACCACCCGCATGCGGCGGCACGCGGAGAGCCTGATCATCCTGTCGGGCGCCGCTCCGGGCCGCGCCTGGCGGACCCCGATCCCGCTCACCAACGTCGTACGGGCCGCCGTCTCCGAGATCGAGGACTACCCGCGCGTCGAGGTCCGCCAGCTCGCCGAGGCCGCCGTCGCGGGCGCCGCGGTCGCGGACCTGACGCACCTGCTCGCCGAACTCATCGAGAACGCGACCCAGTTCTCCCCGCCGCACACCAAGGTCCGCGTCAGCGGCGAGCCCGTCGGCGCCGGCTACGTCCTGGAAGTCGAGGACCGCGGGCTCGGCATGGGCCGCGAAACCCTCGACGACGCCAACCGCCGCATCGAACAGTCCGAGGCGCTCGACCTCTTCGACAGCGACCGGCTCGGGCTCTTCGTGGTCAGCCGGCTCTCCGCCCGCCACGGGGTGAAGGTGCACCTGCGCACCTCGCCCTACGGGGGCACCACCGCCGTGGTGCTGCTGCCGAACTCCCTGCTCCAGGGCGCGATCACGGCCGGCCCGGCCGAGCCCGCGCGCACGGCTCACGATGCGCGGATGGCTCCCGAAGCGCGCACGGCCCCGGTACGGCGCCCCGCACCGCGCCCCGCACCCCACTCCGAACCGCAGCCCCAGCCCCGCCCCGAGCCCCGTCCCGGGCCGGAACGGCCGGCCCGAGCGATCCGGCAACCCGCCATCAGCGTCGTACGGGAGGACGCGCGGGCGATCCAGCCCGCGGCCCCGGCGGCGCCGGCGGCCTCGGCCCCCACCCCGGGCCAGGCCGCTCGGAGCCCCGAACCGGAGGATCCGCGTCCCGCCCCGGTGGCCCCGCTCCGGCCTCGCGGCCCCGGCGGCACGGTCACCCGTACCCAGGCGGCACCGGCCGCCGCCCCCGCCGCTCCCGTCAGCACCAGCAGCCCCAACGGCACCGCCCACCCCGCCGCCCCGGTGGCCGACCTGCCCCGCCGGGTACGCCAGGCCAGCCTCGTCCCGCAGCTGCGCGAGGCCCCCGCCCCCACGGAGCCGGCCGGGGCGCGCGGCCCCGAGGACCCGCCGGGCCGCAGTCCGGAGCAGGCCCGGGACCGGATGGCGGCCTACCGGGCCGGCTGGGCCCGGGGTTCGCAGGAGAACTCCCCCCACGCAGGCAGCGAAGGAGAACAGCGATGA
- a CDS encoding PPOX class F420-dependent oxidoreductase, with protein sequence MAKKMTQEEWRAFVSHSTRTGKLSTVRADGSPHIAPIWFVLDGDSFVFNTGKDTVKGRNLARDGRVALCVDVDTPPFSYVVLQGRAEISEYADDSDAMVHWATRIAARYMGEELAESFGRRNGVPGELLVRVRIDKVVSVAGVAD encoded by the coding sequence ATGGCGAAGAAGATGACTCAAGAGGAATGGCGGGCGTTCGTCTCGCATTCCACCCGCACCGGAAAGCTCTCCACCGTCCGCGCGGACGGAAGCCCGCACATCGCCCCCATCTGGTTCGTCCTGGACGGCGATTCCTTCGTGTTCAACACCGGCAAGGACACCGTCAAGGGGCGCAATCTGGCCCGTGACGGGCGGGTCGCCCTGTGCGTGGACGTGGACACCCCGCCCTTCTCCTACGTGGTCCTCCAGGGCCGCGCCGAGATCAGCGAGTACGCCGACGACAGCGACGCGATGGTCCACTGGGCGACGCGGATCGCCGCCCGCTACATGGGCGAGGAGCTCGCCGAGTCCTTCGGCCGCCGCAACGGCGTGCCCGGCGAGCTCCTCGTCCGGGTCCGGATCGACAAGGTGGTCTCGGTGGCCGGCGTGGCCGACTGA
- a CDS encoding metal-dependent hydrolase, which translates to MMGPAHSLSGAAAWLGVGAATAAAGHPMPWPVLVVGALICAGAALAPDLDHKSATISRAFGPLSRGLCEVVDKISYAVYKATRAPRDARRTGGHRTLTHTWLWAVLIGAGSSALAVTADRWGVLTLLFVHLVLAVEGLLWRAARMSSDILVWLLGATSAWILAGVLDQPGNGSDWLFTGPGQEYLWLGLPILLGALVHDIGDALTVSGCPILWPLPIAGKRWYPIGPPKGMRFRAGSWVELKVLMPVFMLLGGVGGASALGVF; encoded by the coding sequence ATGATGGGTCCGGCGCACTCACTGTCCGGGGCGGCGGCCTGGCTGGGGGTGGGAGCGGCCACCGCGGCCGCCGGGCACCCGATGCCGTGGCCGGTCCTCGTCGTCGGCGCGCTCATCTGCGCGGGCGCAGCCCTCGCCCCCGACCTCGACCACAAGTCGGCGACGATCTCGCGCGCCTTCGGCCCGCTCTCCCGCGGGCTGTGCGAGGTGGTGGACAAGATCTCGTACGCGGTCTACAAGGCGACCCGCGCCCCGCGCGACGCCCGCCGCACCGGGGGACACCGCACGCTGACGCACACCTGGCTCTGGGCGGTCCTGATCGGCGCCGGCTCCTCCGCGCTCGCCGTCACCGCCGACCGCTGGGGCGTGCTCACGCTGCTCTTCGTCCACCTGGTCCTGGCCGTCGAGGGCCTGCTGTGGCGGGCCGCCCGGATGTCCAGCGACATCCTGGTCTGGCTGCTCGGCGCCACCAGCGCCTGGATACTGGCCGGCGTCCTCGACCAGCCCGGCAACGGCTCGGACTGGCTGTTCACCGGCCCCGGCCAGGAGTACCTGTGGCTCGGCCTGCCGATCCTGCTGGGCGCCCTCGTCCACGACATCGGCGACGCCCTGACCGTCTCCGGCTGCCCGATCCTGTGGCCCCTGCCCATCGCCGGCAAGCGCTGGTACCCGATCGGCCCGCCGAAGGGCATGCGCTTCCGGGCCGGCAGCTGGGTGGAGCTCAAGGTGCTCATGCCGGTGTTCATGCTGCTCGGCGGCGTCGGCGGGGCCTCCGCCCTCGGGGTGTTCTAG
- a CDS encoding RNA helicase, with protein MTLIDQLPPNADPDALFEAFSSWAEDQGITLYPAQEEALIEVVSGANVILSTPTGSGKSLVAAGAHFTALAQDKVTFYTAPIKALVSEKFFDLCKLFGTENVGMLTGDASVNADAPVICCTAEVLASIALRDGKYADIGQVVMDEFHFYAEPDRGWAWQIPLLELPQAQFILMSATLGDVKRFEEDLTRRTGRPTSVVRSASRPVPLSYEYVTTPITDTITELLETRQAPVYIVHFTQAQAVERAQSLMSINMCTREEKDKIAELIGNFRFTTKFGQNLSRYVRHGIGVHHAGMLPKYRRLVEKLAQAGLLKVICGTDTLGVGVNVPIRTVLFTALTKYDGNRVRTLRAREFHQIAGRAGRAGFDTAGFVVAQAPEHVIENEKALAKAGDDPKKRRKVVRKKAPEGFVAWSDTTFEKLIAADPEPLTSRFKVTNIMLLSVIARPGDAFQAMRHLLEDNHEPRKAQLRHIRRAIAIYRSLLDGGVVEKLDTPDAEGRTIRLTVDLQQDFALNQPLSTFALASFDLLDPESPSYALDMVSVVESTLDDPRQILAAQQNKERGIAVGAMKADGIEYEERMERLQDVTYPKPLEELLLHAYDVYSKSHPWVRDHPVSPKSIIRDMYERAMTFTEFTSFYELARTEGIVLRYLASAYKALDHTIPDDLKSEDLQDLIAWLGELVRQVDSSLLDEWEQLANPEVETAEQAQEKADQVKPVTANARAFRVLVRNAMFRRVELAALDHVNVLGELDGESGWDADAWGEAMDGYWDEYDDLGTGPDARGPKLLMIEEDAAHGLWRVRQTFADPNGDHGWGISAEVDLAASDEEGRAVIRVTSVGELGAL; from the coding sequence GTGACCCTCATTGATCAGCTCCCGCCGAACGCCGACCCCGACGCCCTCTTCGAGGCTTTCTCCTCGTGGGCGGAGGACCAGGGCATCACCCTGTACCCGGCGCAGGAGGAGGCCCTGATCGAGGTCGTCTCCGGGGCCAACGTGATCCTTTCCACCCCGACCGGCTCCGGAAAGAGCCTGGTCGCCGCGGGCGCGCACTTCACCGCCCTGGCCCAGGACAAGGTCACCTTCTACACCGCCCCGATCAAGGCGCTGGTGTCGGAGAAGTTCTTCGACCTCTGCAAGCTGTTCGGCACCGAGAACGTCGGCATGCTGACCGGCGACGCCTCCGTGAACGCGGACGCCCCGGTGATCTGCTGCACGGCCGAGGTGCTGGCCTCCATCGCCCTGCGTGACGGCAAGTACGCCGACATCGGCCAGGTCGTGATGGACGAGTTCCACTTCTATGCCGAGCCGGACCGCGGCTGGGCCTGGCAGATCCCGCTGCTGGAGCTGCCGCAGGCGCAGTTCATCCTGATGTCGGCGACCCTCGGCGACGTGAAGCGGTTCGAGGAGGACCTGACCCGGCGCACCGGCCGGCCGACCTCCGTGGTCCGCTCGGCGTCCCGGCCCGTCCCGCTGTCGTACGAGTACGTCACGACGCCGATCACGGACACCATCACCGAGCTGCTGGAGACCCGGCAGGCCCCGGTGTACATCGTGCACTTCACGCAGGCGCAGGCGGTCGAGCGGGCACAGTCGCTGATGAGCATCAACATGTGCACCCGCGAGGAGAAGGACAAGATCGCCGAGCTGATCGGCAACTTCCGCTTCACCACGAAGTTCGGCCAGAACCTCTCCCGCTACGTGCGGCACGGCATCGGCGTGCACCACGCCGGCATGCTGCCCAAGTACCGCCGCCTGGTGGAGAAGCTCGCGCAGGCCGGTCTGCTGAAGGTGATCTGCGGTACCGACACCCTGGGCGTCGGCGTCAACGTCCCCATCCGCACGGTGCTGTTCACCGCGCTCACCAAGTACGACGGCAACCGGGTCCGCACGCTGCGCGCCCGCGAGTTCCACCAGATCGCCGGCCGGGCCGGCCGAGCCGGCTTCGACACCGCGGGCTTCGTGGTCGCCCAGGCGCCGGAGCACGTCATCGAGAACGAGAAGGCCCTGGCGAAGGCGGGCGACGACCCGAAGAAGCGCCGCAAGGTGGTCCGCAAGAAGGCCCCCGAAGGCTTCGTCGCATGGTCCGACACCACCTTCGAGAAGCTGATCGCCGCCGACCCGGAGCCGCTGACCTCGCGGTTCAAGGTCACCAACATCATGCTGCTGTCGGTCATCGCCCGGCCGGGCGACGCCTTCCAGGCGATGCGCCACCTCCTTGAGGACAACCACGAGCCGCGCAAGGCCCAGCTGCGGCACATCCGACGCGCCATCGCGATCTACCGCTCCCTGCTGGACGGCGGTGTCGTGGAGAAGCTCGACACCCCGGACGCGGAGGGCCGCACCATCCGGCTCACCGTCGACCTCCAGCAGGACTTCGCGCTGAACCAGCCCCTGTCCACCTTCGCGCTGGCCTCCTTCGACCTGCTGGACCCCGAGTCCCCCTCCTACGCGCTGGACATGGTCTCCGTCGTCGAGTCCACGCTGGACGACCCGCGCCAGATCCTGGCCGCCCAGCAGAACAAGGAACGCGGCATTGCCGTGGGCGCGATGAAGGCCGACGGGATCGAGTACGAGGAGCGGATGGAGCGGCTCCAGGACGTCACCTATCCCAAGCCGCTCGAAGAGCTCCTCCTGCACGCCTACGACGTGTACAGCAAGAGCCATCCGTGGGTCCGGGACCACCCGGTCTCCCCGAAGTCGATCATCCGCGACATGTACGAGCGCGCGATGACCTTCACCGAGTTCACCTCCTTCTACGAGCTGGCCCGCACCGAGGGCATCGTGCTCCGCTACCTGGCGAGCGCGTACAAGGCGCTGGACCACACCATCCCCGACGACCTCAAGTCGGAGGACCTCCAGGACCTCATCGCCTGGCTGGGCGAGCTGGTCCGCCAGGTCGACTCCAGCCTGCTGGACGAGTGGGAGCAGCTGGCGAACCCGGAGGTGGAGACGGCGGAGCAGGCCCAGGAGAAGGCCGACCAGGTCAAGCCGGTCACCGCGAACGCCCGCGCCTTCCGGGTCCTGGTCCGCAACGCGATGTTCCGCCGCGTGGAGCTGGCGGCCCTCGACCACGTCAACGTGCTGGGCGAGCTGGACGGCGAGTCGGGCTGGGACGCCGACGCCTGGGGCGAGGCCATGGACGGCTACTGGGACGAGTACGACGACCTGGGCACCGGCCCCGACGCGCGCGGCCCGAAGCTGCTGATGATCGAGGAGGACGCGGCGCACGGCCTGTGGCGCGTCCGCCAGACCTTCGCCGACCCCAACGGGGACCATGGTTGGGGCATCAGCGCCGAGGTCGACCTCGCCGCCTCCGACGAGGAGGGCCGCGCGGTCATCCGCGTCACCTCGGTCGGCGAACTCGGCGCGCTCTGA
- a CDS encoding DUF742 domain-containing protein gives MNGQWYDAEAGPLVRPYAMTGGRTKPGPHGVRFDLIALVVVAPDGSGDGADGAAESLLGPEHRALLGLCRSETQSVAELAADADLPVGVVRVLLGDLLEAGHVRVSRPVPPAQLPDERILREVIEGLRAL, from the coding sequence ATGAACGGCCAGTGGTACGACGCCGAGGCGGGCCCGCTCGTCCGCCCGTACGCCATGACCGGCGGGCGCACGAAACCGGGACCGCACGGGGTCCGGTTCGACCTGATCGCGCTGGTGGTCGTGGCCCCCGACGGCAGCGGTGACGGCGCCGACGGGGCGGCCGAGTCGCTGCTCGGGCCGGAGCACCGGGCGCTGCTCGGGCTGTGCCGGTCCGAGACCCAGTCGGTGGCGGAGCTGGCCGCCGACGCGGACCTGCCCGTGGGGGTGGTGCGGGTCCTGCTGGGGGACCTGCTGGAGGCCGGGCACGTCAGGGTCAGTCGCCCCGTGCCGCCCGCGCAGTTGCCGGACGAGCGGATTCTGCGGGAAGTCATCGAGGGATTGCGAGCGCTGTGA
- a CDS encoding YchJ family protein, with product MPTPALPCPCGLPAAYPECCGRFHSGAQQAPTAELLMRSRFSAFAVGDTAYLLRSWHSSTRPGRLDLDPGQRWERLEILATERGGMFETEGSVRFRAHYREGGHTGSLREHSAFSREGGAWVYVGPLSPVDFD from the coding sequence ATGCCCACCCCGGCCCTCCCCTGTCCCTGCGGGCTGCCCGCCGCCTATCCGGAGTGCTGCGGCCGCTTCCACTCCGGGGCCCAGCAGGCACCCACCGCCGAGCTGTTGATGCGCTCCCGGTTCAGCGCGTTCGCCGTCGGCGACACCGCCTACCTGCTGCGGTCCTGGCACTCCAGCACCCGCCCGGGCCGCCTCGACCTGGATCCCGGGCAGCGTTGGGAGCGGCTGGAGATCCTCGCCACCGAGCGCGGCGGGATGTTCGAGACGGAGGGCTCGGTGCGGTTCCGGGCGCACTACCGCGAGGGCGGGCACACCGGTTCGCTGCGCGAGCACAGCGCCTTTTCCCGCGAGGGCGGCGCCTGGGTCTACGTCGGCCCCCTGTCCCCCGTCGACTTCGACTGA